Below is a window of Hydrogenimonas sp. DNA.
TTCTTCCACAATTTGCTTGAATGCATTATGCATTTGAAGACTCAATCCACCACTTTTCACCATTCCAATCAAAAGATGTATAGTGATGTCTGGATACTCATATAGTTGTCGAAGTGCCATTGATGGTGAAGCATAACCTGAAACAACGTATAAATGTTTTGCCCCATTCTCAATATGAGGTCTTATTAAAACCTCTTCATATAAATTTTCAGTAAGCACAATATTCCTTTCAAAACAAGGTATTGTGCAAATATATAATATACTGTATTAAATTTTATTAAATTGCAAATTTGGTTCAACACTTTCGTAATCTATACAGGCAAACGTCTTTAAAATAGATTCAAACAAAATTTGCGCCATGAGCGGCGAAACCGCCATCCCAATTTGTCTTCTCACGCTTTCTTTTTTCCCAACAAATACAAAATCATCAGGAAACGTTTGAATTCTGGCCCGCTCGCGATTCGTAAGTGCTCTGAGTTCTTTATAATGATACCCATGGGTGCCGCCGCCCCCGCTTCCTGTAATTGTGTAAGAAGGCTGATTTGGATGAAGTCTTCTGTATATCTGACTCATTTTTGCACCTTTTACGTTGAGCTGAAGGTGTTCTGGGAGCTCGGTCTGCCAAATATTTTCTCCAGGTTTTATATATTTCAAACGTTCAACAACAATTGCTGATTGTTTAGTTATCTCATGATTTGGAGCATCAGATGGAATGGGATTGTCTTCCAAAACCTCCTTAACTGAAATATGCTTATTTTTGGTAGTAGGTGCAGGAACTTTAAATTTAAGGCCAATTTTCTTGTCAATCCCTACAATTATTATTCTATGTCTTTTTTGCGGGACTCCGTATTCTTCAAAACGATATTTATGTACTGTAAGTTCATACCCATTGCCTGCATTTTTTAGGTCATTCAATATTTGATGAAAAGCCTTACCCTCATTTGCACTTGTAAGTCCGCCCACATTTTCTGCCAAAAAAAATTTGGGCTTGAACGTACTTAAAATTTTTACTCCATACTTATACAAGCCTCCAAATTCTCCACCCATTCCTTTGGATTCACCCACTATGCTAAAATCATTGCATGGAAAACCGTAAGCAAAAGCATCTATTTCATCCAAGACTGATATAAACTTTTCATCTTTCATCAAGTTTCTTACATCAGAACAGATTATTTTTGCACCTTTGATGTTTTGCGCATATGTCTGGCAACTTTCCTGATGATAATCAGTCGCCCACACATGCTTAATTCTATATGTAGTTTTGTTTTCTAAACTACGGACAATTGCTTTTTTTGCTCCCAAAGCCAAACCACCGGGACCACAAAACAGTTCACCCAATTTAAAAACAACTTCTTTTTCGTGCATTTAACTCTCCAACTATAGTATTTTCAATCAGCAATATTGCAGCATATATTTTTTGATTATAACATATTTGCAGCTTAATTTCAACAAAAACGATTTTGGCATAACGAAAAGATGAACATATTTTACTTCCGAACATAAATGACTCTATACAAATGTTTGCAATAAAAATATCAAGACTGATTTGCAAAGGAAGCCATTTTGGACTTTCAAGACAAACAGCTCAAAACCTTTATCGGAATAAATTTCTGTTCGCTATAGCCGTATTTATACCATACCTCAATTAGATCTGTTAGAGATAAGTGATAAGCGAAAAAGTGAATCCTATTCGCAATTCCTGATTCCAAAAAATCGCATCCTCATACATATTTCGCAATGCCCATGTTTTGTTGGGGTTTTTTGGGGAAAAATATTGGTATTAAAGTGATGAGTTCAATTTTGAAGTTTTTACATAGTCTGTTTTCACAATTTTTTTCTGACTCTCACAAAAAACTAGACAGTAATACAAGCTGTCTTACTAGATATACTTTTACATGACATGTATAAGTTGACTTTGGAATTGTCTTTTTCAAGGAAACTACTTAAAAGCAAAGAAGAGTGTATTAAAACATTTAATGATGCTTGTGTTATAATAAAATGTATGTATAATATTTTTGTTATATAAATGCATTTGGATTGCGTATGGATAAAAAAGAACTCTCAATACAAGCAAAAAAACTGATCAAGAAATTGATGATAGAAGAAGATATTTCTTATGTCGAATTACAAAAAAAACTCGAAGAAAAAGGTTATATCTATTCTGTAGAAGCACTACGGAGCAAAGTTTCTCGCGGTAGGTATGATATTAGATTTTTGCTCGAAATAGCAGAAGCCTTGAAGAAAAAAGTCGAAATTTCCAGTAATTAACTGAGCTGACGTAAAATTTGTCAGCCTCTAGATTTGGGCCTTCAGGGCCTGGTGATAAGAAAAATTTCCCATATAGATCCCGGTTTTAAATCTAAAGTGCAATTTCACCTCT
It encodes the following:
- a CDS encoding DNA-cytosine methyltransferase, which produces MHEKEVVFKLGELFCGPGGLALGAKKAIVRSLENKTTYRIKHVWATDYHQESCQTYAQNIKGAKIICSDVRNLMKDEKFISVLDEIDAFAYGFPCNDFSIVGESKGMGGEFGGLYKYGVKILSTFKPKFFLAENVGGLTSANEGKAFHQILNDLKNAGNGYELTVHKYRFEEYGVPQKRHRIIIVGIDKKIGLKFKVPAPTTKNKHISVKEVLEDNPIPSDAPNHEITKQSAIVVERLKYIKPGENIWQTELPEHLQLNVKGAKMSQIYRRLHPNQPSYTITGSGGGGTHGYHYKELRALTNRERARIQTFPDDFVFVGKKESVRRQIGMAVSPLMAQILFESILKTFACIDYESVEPNLQFNKI